Sequence from the Motilibacter aurantiacus genome:
CGTTCGACGACCTCGTCGACTCCGGGACACTCACCGTGCGGCAGCTGGCCGGGCTGCGCGAGCACCCCCACCTCGACCCGGCGTACGTGACGGCCAGGCTCGACCCCACGCTGCTGAGCGATGCGGAGGTCGCCGGGCTGCGCTTCGTCGACGAGGAGGTGCGCCGAGCGCTGAGCGCCGGCAGCCGCGCCGGGCTGGCGGGGCGGGCCACCCACCCGTACGTCCTCGCCGCGCAGCAGGTCCGCCGGTTCCTCGCCGGCGACGACGCCGCCGAGCAGCACGTCGTCGCCCTCCACGGCCCGGCCGAGGCCGCCGCGCTGGGCCTGGCCCGGAGGGTGGTGCAGGAGGCTCCCGGGGGGCTGCCGGGCGACCGGCAGCTGCGCGGGCGCTACGTGGCGGCCGCGGCACTGGCCACCCTGCAGCGGCACGGGCTCGAGGACGTGCCGGACGAGGGGCTGGGCGCCCTGCAGCGCGTTGTGGTCGCCGTCGCCGCGGTCCGGCGGGCGCAGGAGCTCGTCTTCGACGGCGAGTGGGACGCGGCTGCGGTCGCCGCGGAGACCGCGCTCCGGCTCGCGCGCGACCCCGTGCACCGCGACGAGGCACGCAACCTGCTGGCCTGCGCCGCGTTCCACGGCCGGCGGCTGGCGTCGCCGGGGCTGCTGGACGAGGCGCTCGCCGGCACCGCCTCCCCCGCCCTGCTCCTGAACGCCGCCCTGCTCGCCGGCGACACGCCGGCCGCCGTGCAGCACCTGGCCCGGGTCGTGGACACCGCGCCCGACCCGGCCGTACGCGCCGGCGCCGGGCAGCGGGCACTGCGCCTGCTGCAGGCGCAGCGGAACGGCCCGCTCGCCGCCGTGCCACCGGTGCTGCGCGGCCCGCTGCGCCGGCTGGCGGGGTCCGACCTGACCCTGGAGCAGTTGCGCGCCCTGCTCGAGCAGCTCTGCGTGGCCGACCGGGACTGGCTGGCAGCTCCCGGCGCGCTGGCCGGCTCCCCGCACTGCAGCACGGTGGAGGCGCGCTACTTCGCCGCCCGGGCCGCCGGGCTCCCCCAGGCCCTGCACGCGATGGCGGACGGCCTGCGTGCCCCCGAGCCGCCGGCGTGGCTGGAGGAGGAGCGCGACGTGGTGCTGCGCTCCCTGTGCGCGGCGATGTCGGGCGAGGAGTCGGCGCTGTGGGCCGGTGAGGCCGCGCTGACCGCGCTCGACGTGGGCATGCCGATGTCCCGGGACCAGCGCGTGCTGCTGACGGCGCTCGGGTGCAGGGAGCTGGCGCTCGCGACGCTCACCATGCCCGACAGCGGGATGGCCCGGCTCGACGACGCCCAGGTCGACCAGCTGGTGTGGGCGGCCCGCAACGCGCACCGGGTGTCGGGCACGCTGCGCGACCGGGCGCAGGGGCTCTGCCGCGACAGCGCCACGAAGGTGCAGTGGACGCTGATCCACGGGATCGCCGCGGAGCACCGCACTCTCTCGCCGCACGACCCCGCCTACTCCACGCGCGTCGCGGGCCTGCGGGCCGAGCTCGGCAAGCTGCACCGCTACGTCGACGGCGAGGCGCGCCGCGCCACCGACGCCTTGCTCGACCTGCTCGGCTGACGCGCCCCGATCTGACAGTCTGCTGCGGTGCCGCCGACCACCCGCCGCAAGACGACCGCCGCGCAGCTGGAGGCCCTCACCGACCGCGTCGACGGTGCCGTCGAGCGGCTGTCGGCGATCGAGGCCGCCCTGGTGGGCGGGGCCCCGGACGGGGTCAGCGCGGCCGCGGCCTACGACGCGCTGCGCAAGCAACTGCTCGCCGCGGCCGGCGAGCGCAAGCGGCTGCTCGTCTGCCTGGCCACGCTGAGCGCGGCGCTCGCGGAGGACGAGCCCCTGGAGACCCTTCGCGGGCGGCTCGAGGAGTGGGCGGCCCAGGCGGGCCTGCACGAGGTCCGTGACACCGACGACCTGAGCCGCTTCGACGTGGTGGGCGACGGGCCGGACGTGCGCGTCGTGCGGCCGGCGTGGGTCGACGGGACGACGGGCGCGCTGATTCAGCGCGGGGTGGCGGAGCGGACGGAGGCCGGGCAGGCGTGAGCGCGATCGGGATCGACTTCGGGACGACCAACTCGGTGGTCGCAGCCTGGACGCCGTCCGGGCCGGAGGCCATCGACATCGACTCCCCGCCCGCCGACTGGGCGGACCTCGGCTTCGGCCGGGTGCTGCCGACCGTGTTCGGGCTCGGCCCGCACGGCGAGACGCTGTTCGGCTGGGAAGCGAAGACGCTCGCGCAGGGTGAGCGCCTGCAGGCGGTGAAGCGCTTGTTCCAGCAGGAGGTGTCGGTCACCCTCAACGGCCAGGAGTTCCTGGTGGAGACCGTCGCGACCATGCTCTTCGGCCACATGAAGGCCAAGGTGCTCGAGTCCGGGATCTCGGCCGACAAGGCCGTCGTCACCGTCCCGGCCAACAGCCGCGGGCTCGCGCGCTACCGCACCAGGCTCTGCGCCCAGATGGCCAAGCTGCAGGTCCTGGCGCTCATCAACGAGCCGACCGCCGCCGCCATGGCCTACAGCCAGCGCATGCCGTTCGACCAGCGGGTGATGGTCGTCGACTGGGGTGGCGGCACCCTGGACGTGACGATCCTCGAGGCTCAGGCCGGTGTCTTCATCGAGCAGGCGTCGAAGGGCATCCAGCGGCTGGGCGGGCTCGACCTCGACGCCCGGGTCGCGCAGCACATCGCGGCCTCCACCCCCGGGGTCGATACCTGGAACTCGCTGGAGCGGCACCTGTTCCGCCTCGCCGTCGAGAAGGCGAAGGTGCGGTTGTCCGAACGGGACTTCACCAATGTGGACCTCCCGCGCGGCGGCTTCTTCCGGCTCGAGCGGGCCGCCTTCGACGCGAGCGTCCACAGCCTCGTCGAGCGGGTCCGGCAGCCGATCGAGCAGACCCTCGCGGACCTGCGGGCCGCCCCGGCCGACATCGACGCCGTCATCCTCGTCGGCGGCACGTGCAAGGTGCCGCTGGTGCGCGAGGTCATCGCCGAGCTCATGGGCAAGGAGCCGGCCGCCGGCGTCGACCCGATGACCGCGGTCGCCGAGGGCGCCGCCATCGCGACCGCGATCCTGTCCGGTCAGATGGAGGACAACGACTTCTTCGTGGCGACCGAGCACGCGCTCGGCACGTTCGCGCTGG
This genomic interval carries:
- a CDS encoding Hsp70 family protein, which codes for MSAIGIDFGTTNSVVAAWTPSGPEAIDIDSPPADWADLGFGRVLPTVFGLGPHGETLFGWEAKTLAQGERLQAVKRLFQQEVSVTLNGQEFLVETVATMLFGHMKAKVLESGISADKAVVTVPANSRGLARYRTRLCAQMAKLQVLALINEPTAAAMAYSQRMPFDQRVMVVDWGGGTLDVTILEAQAGVFIEQASKGIQRLGGLDLDARVAQHIAASTPGVDTWNSLERHLFRLAVEKAKVRLSERDFTNVDLPRGGFFRLERAAFDASVHSLVERVRQPIEQTLADLRAAPADIDAVILVGGTCKVPLVREVIAELMGKEPAAGVDPMTAVAEGAAIATAILSGQMEDNDFFVATEHALGTFALDQTGEMRFSTIIPRNHKLPARATESYTPAMDEATSISLRVVEGDPDDEDYTVLQTIDVPLDPARERAQDKSFDVTYEYDLDGILNVDVEDRLSGRTLTSSRVGSGIAPLTPRERVRIAEDSEAALAEGRVAPRPAAAVADPTVAELLQRARTAVIPYVDEDKARPLRELADALERASDAERPDRVLDLELALLPYSYLF